A genome region from Nocardiopsis exhalans includes the following:
- the hemW gene encoding radical SAM family heme chaperone HemW → MPSVALDGEPVPRTGQLPEPSLAQIGERPLGFYVHVPFCVTRCGYCDFNTYTADELVSRDGTATASRETYAEQAAAEVALADRVLTGDRPRVSTVFVGGGTPTLLSPEDLGRVLGEIRDRFGLTPDAEITTEANPETVDPDYLARLRAAGFTRVSFGMQSAQPHVLRILERGHTPGRPEKCVTWAREAGFEHVNLDLIYGTPGESDQDWAASLEAAIGAGPDHVSAYSLIVEDGTRLAARVRRGELTEPDDDAMADRYLMADEALAEAGYTPYEVSNWARSTEGRSAHNMLYWTGGHWWGVGPGAHSHVGGTRWWNVKHPAAYAARLAAGDSPAQAREVLTEAERRFERVLLELRVDGGCPLDLLDARGLSAAERLVGEGLLDARAHAEGRAALTRRGRLLADAVVRDLT, encoded by the coding sequence ATGCCATCCGTAGCCCTCGACGGCGAACCCGTGCCCCGGACCGGGCAACTTCCCGAACCCTCGCTCGCCCAGATCGGGGAGCGCCCGCTCGGGTTCTACGTCCACGTGCCCTTCTGCGTCACCCGCTGCGGCTACTGCGACTTCAACACCTACACCGCCGACGAACTCGTCTCCCGCGACGGCACCGCCACCGCCTCCCGCGAGACCTACGCGGAGCAGGCCGCGGCCGAGGTCGCACTGGCCGACCGGGTCCTGACCGGCGACCGTCCCCGCGTCAGCACCGTCTTCGTCGGCGGCGGCACACCCACACTCCTGTCACCCGAGGACCTCGGCCGTGTTCTCGGTGAGATCCGCGACCGCTTCGGGCTCACCCCCGACGCCGAGATCACCACCGAGGCCAACCCCGAGACCGTCGACCCCGACTACCTCGCCCGCCTGCGCGCGGCCGGGTTCACCCGGGTCTCCTTCGGCATGCAGAGCGCCCAGCCGCACGTGCTCAGGATCCTGGAGCGCGGCCACACCCCGGGACGCCCCGAAAAGTGCGTGACCTGGGCGCGCGAGGCCGGTTTCGAGCACGTCAACCTCGACCTCATCTACGGCACCCCGGGGGAGAGCGACCAGGACTGGGCGGCCTCCCTGGAAGCCGCGATCGGTGCCGGACCCGACCACGTCTCCGCCTACTCCCTGATCGTCGAGGACGGCACCCGGCTGGCCGCGCGCGTGCGGCGGGGCGAACTCACCGAACCCGACGACGACGCCATGGCCGACCGCTACCTCATGGCCGACGAGGCCCTGGCCGAGGCCGGGTACACCCCCTACGAGGTGTCCAACTGGGCCCGTAGCACCGAGGGCCGCAGCGCGCACAACATGCTCTACTGGACCGGCGGCCACTGGTGGGGGGTCGGTCCGGGCGCGCACAGCCACGTGGGCGGAACCCGCTGGTGGAACGTCAAGCACCCGGCCGCCTACGCCGCCCGCCTGGCCGCGGGGGACAGCCCGGCCCAGGCCCGTGAGGTCCTCACCGAGGCCGAACGCCGCTTCGAACGCGTCCTGCTCGAACTGCGGGTGGACGGCGGCTGCCCGCTGGACCTGCTGGACGCCCGCGGGCTGTCCGCGGCCGAACGCCTGGTCGGCGAAGGGCTCCTGGACGCGCGGGCGCACGCCGAGGGCCGCGCGGCGCTGACCCGGCGGGGGCGGCTGCTCGCCGACGCCGTGGTCCGCGACCTCACCTGA
- a CDS encoding DUF4870 domain-containing protein, producing the protein MSYQNNPNPDDPYDQGGQQPHQGPSGGYPPPADPQQGGYPGQGGYPGQGGYPGQGGYGQPQPGQPGGYGVPHGQGGYPGQPGGYAPGPGFGDSSAVTGQPNQDERTMGLLSHLSGILFSVLGPLVLYLIKKDESPFVRDQAAQALNFQILLLIGYLISMVLYFILIGALIHLALWVCAIVFGIMGAMAANKGEWYRYPFNVSWIK; encoded by the coding sequence ATGTCCTATCAGAACAACCCGAACCCGGATGATCCCTACGACCAGGGCGGCCAGCAGCCCCACCAGGGTCCGTCCGGCGGCTACCCGCCCCCGGCCGACCCGCAGCAGGGCGGTTACCCCGGCCAGGGGGGCTACCCCGGTCAGGGCGGTTACCCCGGCCAGGGGGGCTACGGGCAGCCCCAACCCGGGCAGCCCGGCGGTTACGGTGTTCCCCACGGCCAGGGCGGTTACCCCGGGCAGCCCGGCGGCTACGCGCCCGGCCCCGGCTTCGGCGACTCCTCCGCGGTCACGGGGCAGCCGAACCAGGACGAGCGGACGATGGGTCTGCTCAGCCACCTGAGCGGCATCCTCTTCAGCGTCCTCGGACCGCTGGTCCTGTACCTGATCAAGAAGGACGAGTCGCCGTTCGTCCGCGACCAGGCCGCGCAGGCGCTGAACTTCCAGATCCTGCTGCTGATCGGCTACCTGATCTCGATGGTGCTGTACTTCATCCTCATCGGCGCGCTCATTCACTTGGCGCTCTGGGTGTGCGCGATCGTCTTCGGCATCATGGGGGCGATGGCTGCCAACAAGGGCGAGTGGTACCGCTACCCGTTCAACGTCAGCTGGATCAAGTAA
- a CDS encoding DUF4870 domain-containing protein yields MLAHLSGFVIACLGWIPPLAIYFAKRNQSQFVRHHASEAANFQITMLIPYVFAGVAFFGLGIFFPNLSWIGYLLIALVWILSIVFGVIGASGANKGTWYRYPASIRLLK; encoded by the coding sequence ATGCTGGCCCACCTGTCCGGCTTCGTCATCGCCTGCCTGGGCTGGATCCCGCCGCTGGCGATCTACTTCGCCAAGCGGAACCAGTCACAGTTCGTCCGCCACCACGCGTCAGAAGCGGCGAACTTCCAGATCACCATGCTCATCCCGTACGTGTTCGCCGGCGTGGCTTTCTTCGGTCTGGGTATCTTCTTCCCCAACCTCTCCTGGATCGGTTACCTGCTCATCGCCCTCGTATGGATCCTTTCCATCGTCTTCGGCGTCATAGGAGCATCAGGAGCGAACAAGGGAACCTGGTACCGCTATCCGGCGAGTATCCGGCTCCTGAAGTAG
- a CDS encoding DUF3097 domain-containing protein, translated as MVTKGTGRYGRDVLAGDWRRPKKGAVREIPLTRDLVVEDADETFCGAVVSWDKAAVTLEDRDGRRRVFELGPAAFLVDGEPVTLVRPAAAPQGPVRSASGSIAVTDARARTARESRIYVEGAHDAELVEKVWGHDLRVEGVAVEFLEGVDDLPSVVAEFSPGPGRRLGVLVDHLVPGSKESRIAERVRGSDVLVVGHPYVDVWQAVRPRAVGIGAWPEVPRGLPWKEGVVDALGWRMETGEAWRRILGSVRGYGDLEPSLLGRVEELIDFVTGPHDTELAEL; from the coding sequence GTGGTTACCAAGGGAACCGGCCGTTACGGCCGCGATGTTCTGGCGGGAGACTGGCGACGGCCCAAGAAGGGTGCGGTACGCGAGATACCCCTCACCCGCGACCTGGTCGTGGAGGACGCCGACGAGACGTTCTGCGGTGCCGTGGTGTCCTGGGACAAGGCCGCGGTGACCCTGGAGGACCGGGACGGCCGCCGCCGGGTGTTCGAGCTGGGCCCGGCCGCCTTCCTGGTGGACGGGGAGCCGGTGACGCTGGTGCGTCCGGCCGCCGCCCCCCAAGGACCCGTGCGCAGCGCTTCGGGATCGATCGCGGTGACCGACGCGCGGGCGCGCACGGCCCGGGAGAGCCGGATCTACGTGGAGGGCGCCCACGACGCCGAGCTGGTCGAGAAGGTCTGGGGCCACGATCTGCGGGTGGAGGGCGTGGCCGTCGAGTTCCTGGAGGGGGTCGACGACCTCCCGTCCGTTGTGGCGGAGTTCTCACCCGGGCCGGGACGCCGTCTGGGGGTCCTGGTGGACCACCTGGTGCCGGGGTCCAAGGAGAGCCGGATCGCGGAGCGCGTCCGGGGTTCGGACGTGCTGGTGGTCGGGCACCCCTACGTGGACGTCTGGCAGGCGGTGCGGCCGCGCGCGGTGGGGATCGGGGCCTGGCCCGAGGTGCCTCGGGGCCTGCCGTGGAAGGAGGGTGTCGTGGACGCCCTGGGGTGGCGAATGGAGACGGGTGAGGCCTGGCGCCGCATCCTGGGTTCGGTCCGCGGCTACGGCGATCTCGAACCCTCGCTGCTGGGGCGGGTCGAGGAGCTCATCGACTTCGTCACGGGCCCGCACGACACGGAACTCGCGGAGCTCTGA
- the hrcA gene encoding heat-inducible transcriptional repressor HrcA — protein sequence MLDERKLAVLRAVVEDFVNTNEPVGSRALADRHPLGVSPATIRNDMVALEEDGYIHQPHTSAGRVPTDKGYRLFVDRLSSVKPLSAAERRAIESFLGGAVDLDEIVARTVRLLAQLTRQVAIVQYPSLTRSSVQHVELVPLGSQRIMMVVITNTGRVEQRVIDGLGTVSENAVNDLRGMLNRAIAGKHLGDVPDAVEDLPAQVAPEDRPVAVAVLSVLLESLVERHEEKIVLAGTANLAAVDFAASLRDVLEALEENMVLIRLLGEAKDPSMLTVRIGAENFHEGLRSTSIVSADYGVGNQSLAKIGVVGPTRMDYPGTMGAVRAVARYVGQILAGQ from the coding sequence TTGCTGGATGAGCGCAAGCTCGCGGTCCTGCGTGCCGTCGTCGAGGATTTCGTCAACACCAATGAACCCGTGGGTTCACGGGCGTTGGCCGACCGGCACCCCCTCGGTGTCTCCCCGGCGACCATCCGCAACGACATGGTCGCCCTGGAGGAGGACGGGTACATCCACCAACCGCACACCAGTGCGGGACGGGTGCCCACCGACAAGGGCTACCGGCTCTTCGTCGACCGCCTCTCCTCGGTCAAGCCGCTCTCGGCGGCCGAACGGCGCGCCATCGAGTCCTTCCTCGGCGGCGCCGTGGACCTCGACGAGATCGTCGCCCGCACGGTACGGCTGCTCGCGCAGCTCACCCGGCAGGTCGCGATCGTCCAGTACCCGTCGCTGACCCGCTCGTCGGTCCAGCACGTGGAACTGGTGCCCCTCGGCAGCCAGCGCATCATGATGGTCGTCATCACCAACACCGGGCGGGTCGAGCAGCGCGTCATCGACGGACTGGGAACGGTCAGCGAGAACGCGGTCAACGACCTGCGCGGCATGCTCAACCGGGCCATCGCCGGAAAGCACCTCGGAGATGTCCCGGACGCGGTGGAGGACCTGCCCGCGCAGGTCGCGCCGGAGGACCGCCCGGTCGCGGTAGCGGTCCTGTCGGTCCTGTTGGAGAGCCTCGTCGAGCGGCACGAGGAGAAGATCGTCCTGGCAGGCACCGCGAACCTCGCGGCCGTCGACTTCGCGGCGAGCCTGCGGGACGTGCTCGAAGCACTGGAAGAGAACATGGTCCTCATCCGTTTGCTCGGTGAGGCGAAGGACCCCTCGATGCTCACAGTGCGCATCGGCGCGGAGAATTTCCACGAAGGCCTTCGGTCCACTTCCATCGTGTCGGCCGACTACGGTGTGGGAAACCAGTCGCTGGCCAAGATCGGTGTGGTGGGACCCACCCGTATGGACTACCCAGGGACAATGGGCGCCGTCCGTGCGGTGGCTCGGTATGTCGGACAGATTTTGGCAGGACAGTAA
- the dnaJ gene encoding molecular chaperone DnaJ produces the protein MARDYYQVLGVRRDASKDEIKKAYRRLARELHPDINPDPATQDRFKEVTQAYEVLSDENKRRMFDMGQDPYAPGGGGGAGGFGGAGGFAFDDIMNAFFGGGQPGGRGPRERVRRGRSIKIRIELDLVETAFGVSKEITFPTAILCDTCQGEGTAAGSHRSTCEMCHGQGEVSQVTRSFLGQVMTSRPCPQCSGQGSVITNPCGDCAGEGRVREKVTRTVKIPAGVDDGTRIQLAGEGEVGPNGGPRGDIILEVVQKAHPTFERRGDDLHCTITVPMTAAALGASFAFDTLDGTENIDLRPGTNSGHVITLPGKGVTHLDGGGRGDLRIRVDVETPSKLDEEQEALLRKFAELRGEDENPGRFSPGHGGFFSKLRDAFGAK, from the coding sequence GTGGCCAGAGACTATTACCAGGTTCTCGGGGTGCGTCGCGACGCGTCCAAGGACGAGATCAAGAAGGCGTACCGGAGGCTCGCGCGCGAGCTCCACCCGGACATCAACCCGGACCCCGCCACCCAGGATCGCTTCAAGGAAGTGACCCAGGCCTACGAGGTCCTCTCCGACGAGAACAAGCGTCGGATGTTCGACATGGGTCAGGACCCCTACGCCCCCGGCGGCGGAGGCGGCGCCGGAGGGTTCGGCGGCGCGGGCGGGTTCGCCTTCGACGACATCATGAACGCCTTCTTCGGCGGCGGCCAGCCCGGCGGGCGCGGCCCACGGGAGCGGGTCCGGCGCGGACGCAGCATCAAGATCCGCATCGAACTCGACCTCGTCGAGACCGCGTTCGGGGTCAGCAAGGAGATCACCTTCCCGACCGCCATCCTGTGCGACACCTGCCAGGGTGAGGGCACCGCGGCCGGTTCGCACCGGAGCACCTGCGAGATGTGCCACGGCCAGGGTGAGGTATCCCAGGTCACGCGCTCCTTCCTCGGACAGGTCATGACCTCGCGTCCCTGCCCGCAGTGCTCGGGTCAGGGCTCGGTCATCACCAACCCCTGCGGCGACTGCGCGGGCGAGGGCCGGGTGCGCGAGAAGGTCACCCGCACCGTCAAGATTCCCGCCGGTGTCGATGACGGCACCCGTATCCAGCTCGCGGGCGAGGGCGAGGTCGGCCCCAACGGCGGACCACGCGGCGACATCATCCTCGAGGTCGTCCAGAAGGCCCACCCGACCTTCGAGCGTCGCGGCGACGACCTGCACTGCACCATCACCGTCCCGATGACGGCGGCGGCTCTGGGCGCGTCCTTCGCCTTCGACACCCTCGACGGCACCGAGAACATCGACCTGCGTCCGGGCACCAACTCGGGCCACGTCATCACGCTGCCGGGCAAGGGCGTCACCCACCTCGACGGCGGCGGCCGGGGCGACCTGCGCATCCGTGTGGACGTGGAGACCCCGAGCAAACTGGACGAGGAGCAGGAGGCCCTGCTGCGCAAGTTCGCCGAGCTGCGCGGCGAGGACGAGAACCCGGGTCGCTTCAGCCCCGGTCACGGCGGTTTCTTCTCCAAGCTCCGCGACGCCTTCGGCGCCAAGTGA